The Streptomyces phaeolivaceus genome has a window encoding:
- a CDS encoding glycine betaine ABC transporter substrate-binding protein has product MPRIHIGDWVAHGVDWLRDNLGPVVDLIKVVVETMIGPLYTGLSTGQIDVEFDAWLPVAQKSYWDKYKNDLVDLGAWYDRTSLEIAVPSYVKGVRTMDDLRTHKDEFKGRIVGIEPGTGQMVRLEKTVMPAYGLSDLKLTRAGTSSMLAELDRAYAKKEPIAVVPWSPHWAYDKYDLTRLADPEKTWGANTQIRTLAGKGFPKKYSELNGWLKNWHMTPDELMSLEQAIQEAGRGQEDEGVEKWIDAHPGIVDEMAPVK; this is encoded by the coding sequence GTGCCTAGGATCCACATCGGCGACTGGGTCGCCCACGGCGTCGACTGGCTGCGCGACAACCTCGGGCCGGTCGTCGACCTGATCAAGGTCGTCGTCGAGACCATGATCGGCCCGCTGTACACCGGGCTCTCCACCGGGCAGATCGACGTCGAGTTCGACGCCTGGCTGCCGGTCGCGCAGAAGTCGTACTGGGACAAGTACAAGAACGACCTCGTCGACCTCGGCGCCTGGTACGACAGGACCTCGCTGGAGATCGCCGTCCCGTCGTACGTCAAGGGCGTGCGCACGATGGACGATCTGCGCACGCACAAGGACGAGTTCAAGGGCCGGATCGTCGGCATCGAGCCCGGCACGGGCCAGATGGTCCGGCTGGAGAAGACGGTCATGCCCGCCTACGGGCTGTCCGACCTCAAGCTCACCAGGGCCGGGACGAGTTCGATGCTCGCCGAACTGGACCGGGCCTACGCGAAGAAGGAGCCGATCGCCGTCGTGCCCTGGTCGCCGCACTGGGCGTACGACAAGTACGACCTCACCCGGCTCGCCGACCCCGAGAAGACCTGGGGCGCGAACACCCAGATCCGTACGCTCGCCGGAAAGGGCTTCCCGAAGAAGTACTCCGAGCTGAACGGCTGGCTGAAGAACTGGCACATGACCCCGGACGAGCTGATGAGCCTGGAGCAGGCCATCCAGGAGGCCGGACGCGGTCAGGAGGACGAGGGCGTCGAGAAGTGGATCGACGCGCATCCGGGGATCGTCGACGAGATGGCCCCCGTGAAGTAG